A window of the Henckelia pumila isolate YLH828 chromosome 3, ASM3356847v2, whole genome shotgun sequence genome harbors these coding sequences:
- the LOC140890584 gene encoding GDSL esterase/lipase CPRD49-like isoform X1 → MAGPGRPQFVLFGSSIVQQSYNVGGWGAILADLYCRKADIILRGYSGWNSRRALEVLHQVFPKDAAVQPSLVIVYFGGNDAMRPHPSGLGTHVPLLEYVENMKKIAIHIKCLSKKTRLIFLTSPPVNEQLIDKYFGKSLNNQARTNEACRAYAEALVALGMELNIKVINIWTAIQQRDDWSTACLTDGIHFTTEGSKIVVREILRVLKEAEWKPSLYWLSMPTEFPEDSPYYEVGSDGKTTRNFSKSISSWQIQWTNGIKSNL, encoded by the exons ATGGCCGGGCCGGGCCGTCCGCAGTTCGTGCTATTCGGGTCCTCAATAGTTCAGCAGAGCTACAATGTTGGCGGCTGGGGTGCTATCCTCGCCGATCTCTACTGTCGAAAG GCAGATATAATACTACGCGGATATTCGGGTTGGAATTCAAGGCGTGCTTTGGAAGTGTTGCACCAGGTTTTTCCCAAG GATGCAGCTGTCCAGCCTTCACTCGTTATTGTATATTTTGGTGGTAATGATGCGATGCGCCCGCATCCAAGTGGCTTAGGCACGCATGTTCCTCTTCTTGAATATGTTGAAAACATGAAGAAGATTGCTATTCACATCAAG TGTCTTTCGAAGAAGACACGGTTGATTTTTCTTACCTCTCCGCCAGTTAACGAGCAACTGATTGACAAATATTTCGG CAAATCATTGAATAACCAAGCTCGTACTAATGAAGCCTGCCGCGCATATGCTGAAGCATTGGTGGCATTGGGCATGGAACTAAACATCAAAGTCATCAATATTTGGACTGCAATTCAGCAGAGAGATGATTGGTCAACAGCTTGCTTAAC AGATGGAATTCATTTTACAACTGAAGGGAGCAAAATCGTCGTGAGGGAGATATTGAGGGTACTCAAAGAGGCTGAATGGAAACCGAGCCTCTACTGGCTATCGATGCCAACGGAATTTCCGGAGGATTCGCCTTATTACGAGGTTGGTTCTGATGGGAAAACTACTAGGAACTTCTCTAAATCGATTTCTAGTTGGCAAATCCAGTGGACTAATGGCATTAAATCGAATCTCTAA
- the LOC140890584 gene encoding GDSL esterase/lipase WDL1-like isoform X2: MLAAGVLSSPISTVERYNTTRIFGLEFKACFGSVAPGFSQAVQPSLVIVYFGGNDAMRPHPSGLGTHVPLLEYVENMKKIAIHIKCLSKKTRLIFLTSPPVNEQLIDKYFGKSLNNQARTNEACRAYAEALVALGMELNIKVINIWTAIQQRDDWSTACLTDGIHFTTEGSKIVVREILRVLKEAEWKPSLYWLSMPTEFPEDSPYYEVGSDGKTTRNFSKSISSWQIQWTNGIKSNL, translated from the exons ATGTTGGCGGCTGGGGTGCTATCCTCGCCGATCTCTACTGTCGAAAG ATATAATACTACGCGGATATTCGGGTTGGAATTCAAGGCGTGCTTTGGAAGTGTTGCACCAGGTTTTTCCCAAG CTGTCCAGCCTTCACTCGTTATTGTATATTTTGGTGGTAATGATGCGATGCGCCCGCATCCAAGTGGCTTAGGCACGCATGTTCCTCTTCTTGAATATGTTGAAAACATGAAGAAGATTGCTATTCACATCAAG TGTCTTTCGAAGAAGACACGGTTGATTTTTCTTACCTCTCCGCCAGTTAACGAGCAACTGATTGACAAATATTTCGG CAAATCATTGAATAACCAAGCTCGTACTAATGAAGCCTGCCGCGCATATGCTGAAGCATTGGTGGCATTGGGCATGGAACTAAACATCAAAGTCATCAATATTTGGACTGCAATTCAGCAGAGAGATGATTGGTCAACAGCTTGCTTAAC AGATGGAATTCATTTTACAACTGAAGGGAGCAAAATCGTCGTGAGGGAGATATTGAGGGTACTCAAAGAGGCTGAATGGAAACCGAGCCTCTACTGGCTATCGATGCCAACGGAATTTCCGGAGGATTCGCCTTATTACGAGGTTGGTTCTGATGGGAAAACTACTAGGAACTTCTCTAAATCGATTTCTAGTTGGCAAATCCAGTGGACTAATGGCATTAAATCGAATCTCTAA
- the LOC140889477 gene encoding uncharacterized protein — MGKLDLRRLPRPPPAAPPLHHRRTAAASEFIYKGILNFMADTSRDWMYNRLHNGYIRNEFFVGVDSFVEFAKRHPRCLSDGEMRCPCNLNKCRNKQYLDENTVKVHLGHHGFVPGYHRWIHHGEEYIRPSLPYVNFSEVPSHKNLNRDAENVFRAVTQNIPHSSIGDTNYYHEGPSSSYQTIDEHTSMNFNDNMNLATPDTAKIPNEYAKNLFDKLKSAESEIWAGNPHGITQLSLISEILQMKAQWNMSESNVDQMCQLMAKLCPKENNVPDSFYSTKKLISELGLPVEKIDSCQNNCMIYWGADSNLVECKVCQHPRYKPQRSQKRRGSKLIPFKQMYYFPLTPCLQRLYASDKTASHMSWHSTHVQESDLMTHPSDSLAWKHFDQTNPSFAMERRNMRLGLSTDGFQPFGQSGQQYSSWPVILTPYNLPPWMCMKDEYMFLTVIVPGPSNPKDKLDVFLQPLVAELKYLWYNGAVTYDVHSKTNFTMRAALMWTISDFPAYAMLSGWSTAGKLACPYCMDSSEAFSLPYSGKTSWFNNHRKFLPMDHPLRRNRQLFLSGRRVTHSALPIKTGEKLINGIDDYGFLPAYEVDADELNKEIHTVASCGWRRWSILWELPYWETNLIRHNLDVMHIEKNVFDNLFNTVMNVPGRTKDNAKSREDIKVLCNRGELHQDEGTGHYPKASYTLNRKGKDALCSWLNEVKFSDGLISKLSRCVDMRRLCMFGMKSHDCHVFMQRLIQVAFKELLSKNVWEVLTELSLFFSSLTARNVRESDLSRLQSDIPLILCKLEKIMPPSFFDSMEHLPVHLLYEALLAGPVQYRWMYPFERFLRGLKKTVKNKARVEGSICNAYLVKEASIFCKHYFNDTAHPTTNVIVGETTLPKLSVFRFTGRAIGAGKQRWLSEEEYHAITTYVVLNCEELRPFINIYEQFLRFRDPNISQSEITQHLQSEFVTWLRHYVNDPSSDVTDSLVKQVALGPMRKISSFRAYEVNGFKFHTLNENTFKASLNSGVCVMSHSGDGVNNNFYGVLEEIVEIEYFGLPEAKTCLFKCSCATGGEINNSDALQNQQSEQHTIETQFLLTSQELVEVCVRYEDEIGVDAMPSKNDASENGTEDSEGEEEPDEDVNYSD, encoded by the exons ATGGGTAAACTTGACTTACGAAGGCTTCCTCGCCCTCCGCCCGCCGCACCGCCGCTGCACCACCGTCGCACCGCCGCCGCATCGGAATTCATATACAAAG GGATTTTGAATTTTATGGCGGATACTAGCCGTGATTGGATGTACAATCGTTTACACAACGGTTACATAAGAAATGAATTTTTTGTTGGTGTCGATTCATTCGTAGAATTTGCTAAAAGACATCCTCGTTGTTTGTCGGATGGTGAAATGCGTTGCCCATGCAACCTTAATAAATGCAGAAACAAACAGTATTTAGATGAGAATACAGTTAAAGTCCATTTAGGGCACCATGGATTTGTACCTGGATATCATCGTTGGATACACCATGGCGAAGAATATATCCGTCCGTCACTTCCATATGTGAATTTCTCTGAAGTTCCTTCCCACAAAAATTTGAATCGTGATGCTGAAAATGTGTTTCGTGCTGTAACTCAAAACATTCCCCATTCATCAATTGGTGATACTAATTATTACCATGAAGGTCCTTCCTCCTCCTATCAAACTATAGACGAACACACCAGTATGAACTTCAATGATAATATGAATTTGGCAACACCTGATACAGCAAAAATTCCAAACGAATATGCCAAAAATCTTTTCGATAAGCTGAAATCGGCTGAGTCAGAAATATGGGCAGGAAATCCTCACGGGATAACTCAACTCTCATTAATTTCTGAAATCCTTCAAATGAAAGCACAATGGAATATGTCTGAAAGTAATGTGGATCAAATGTGTCAGTTAATGGCGAAGCTATGTCCCAAGGAAAATAATGTACCCGATAGTTTTTACAGCaccaaaaaattaattagtgaGTTAGGGTTGCCTGTTGAGAAGATTGATTCCTGTCAAAATAACTGTATGATTTACTGGGGAGCTGATTCGAATCTCGTAGAGTGTAAGGTTTGCCAACATCCCAGATATAAACCGCAGAGGAGTCAAAAGAGAAGGGGTAGCAAGCTCATTCCTTTCAAGCAAATGTATTATTTCCCTTTAACGCCTTGCTTGCAAAGGTTGTATGCCTCTGATAAAACTGCATCACATATGAGTTGGCATTCTACCCATGTGCAAGAAAGTGACTTGATGACACATCCTTCTGATTCATTAGCGTGGAAACATTTTGATCAAACCAACCCATCATTTGCAATGGAGAGAAGGAATATGCGATTAGGACTGTCTACAGATGGATTCCAGCCCTTTGGTCAGTCTGGGCAACAATACTCATCGTGGCCAGTTATATTAACTCCATACAACTTGCCTCCATGGATGTGCATGAAGGACGAGTACATGTTTCTGACTGTTATTGTTCCAGGTCCTTCCAATCCTAAGGACAAGTTGGATGTTTTCCTTCAACCGTTGGTAGCAGAGCTTAAATATTTGTGGTACAATGGAGCTGTGACTTACGACGTTCATTCTAAAACAAATTTCACAATGAGAGCGGCCTTGATGTGGACGATCAGTGATTTTCCTGCTTATGCTATGCTGTCTGGTTGGAGTACAGCAGGCAAACTAGCTTGTCCATATTGTATGGACTCTTCTGAGGCATTCTCGTTGCCTTACAGTGGTAAAACTTCTTGGTTCAATAACCATAGGAAATTTCTACCGATGGATCATCCACTACGTCGAAACAGACAGTTGTTTTTAAGTGGTCGAAGAGTTACACATTCAGCACTACCAATTAAAACAGGCGAGAAATTGATCAATGGGATAGATGATTATGGGTTTTTGCCAGCGTATGAAGTCGATGCCGATGAGTTGAACAAAGAAATTCATACAGTTGCTAGTTGCGGATGGAGAAGATGGAGCATTTTATGGGAATTACCTTATTGGGAGACAAATTTGATAAGACATAATTTGGATGTAATGCATATTGAGAAAAATGTCTTTGACAATTTATTCAACACTGTTATGAACGTTCCAGGACGTACTAAAGACAATGCTAAGTCACGTGAAGACATTAAAGTGTTGTGTAATAGGGGAGAGCTTCATCAAGATGAGGGTACAGGACATTACCCTAAAGCAAGTTATACTTTGAATCGAAAGGGAAAGGATGCTCTATGCTCTTGGCTAAATGAGGTCAAATTTTCAGATGGATTAATTTCCAAATTATCAAGGTGTGTAGACATGAGGAGATTATGCATGTTCGGCATGAAAAGCCACGATTGTCACGTATTCATGCAACGACTCATTCAAGTGGCATTCAAGGAATTGTTATCGAAAAATGTGTGGGAGGTTTTAACAGAACTcagtcttttcttttcttctctgaCGGCCAGGAACGTTCGGGAGAGTGATTTGTCCCGATTACAATCTGATATTCCACTTATTCTGTGTAAGCTGGAGAAAATAATGCCACCGAGTTTCTTTGATTCTATGGAACACCTTCCTGTTCATCTTCTGTATGAAGCACTGCTGGCCGGTCCTGTGCAATATAGGTGGATGTATCCTTTTGAACGATTTCTTCGCGGCCTCAAGAAGACGGTGAAAAATAAGGCTCGAGTTGAAGGTTCAATTTGTAATGCGTATTTGGTCAAGGAGGCTTCAATATTTTGTAAACACTATTTCAATGATACGGCACACCCGACAACAAACGTTATTGTTGGAGAAACTACTCTTCCGAAGTTATCTGTTTTCAGGTTCACTGGTCGAGCTATTGGTGCAGGTAAACAACGCTGGTTATCTGAAGAGGAGTATCACGCAATTACAACCTATGTTGTGTTGAACTGTGAGGAGTTAAGACCATTTATCAA CATTTACGAGCAATTCTTGAGATTTCGAGACCCAAACATCTCGCAATCTGAGATTACTCAACATTTGCAATCAGAATTTGTTACATGGTTGAGGCATTAT GTGAATGATCCTTCATCGGATGTTACAGACAGCTTAGTGAAACAGGTTGCCTTGGGTCCTATGCGTAAAATCAGCTCTTTCCGTGCGTATGAGGTTAATGGATTCAAGTTTCACACACTCAACGAGAATACATTCAAGGCGTCATTAAATTCAGGGGTGTGTGTGATGAGTCATTCGGGAGACGGAGTGAATAACAATTTCTATGGAGTGTTAGAAGAGATTGTTGAAATTGAATACTTTGGATTACCTGAGGCAAAAACATGTTTATTCAAGTGCTCATG TGCAACTGGTGGAGAAATAAACAATAGTGATGCACTCCAGAATCAACAAAGTGAACAACATACAATTGAAACACAGTTCCTGTTAACTTCTCAAGAACTTGTTGAAGTGTGTGTTCGGTACGAAGATGAAATTGGGGTCGATGCAATGCCAAGCAAAAATGATGCATCTGAAAATGGTACTGAAGATTCTGAAGGTGAAGAGGAACCAGATGAAGACGTTAATTATTCAGATTGA